Proteins encoded by one window of Bacteroidia bacterium:
- a CDS encoding T9SS type A sorting domain-containing protein codes for MKNLIFTTITAIVLCMTALFTQAQTTLFLSSPDTLRACDVNRFSVSIVNPVTDTVIITPQLNFPNGTSASCTTSGSGVNYIFESVSGGSATTLQTGNVLRFVLNGTGTVTYTYRAEIDCHVIMIDSSAGLVKLQQDFTGSNSYIINPGSSNSIEQAVNYTKITELNAGNNFYVNYQQDTTWLFYYKNTLSHRANIGFTFNVYTGTACNDLVFGAVEYSIGLQGQTVAYSGSPSQDTVMLNASDTLVIRIKVKATNCVSCSSMNAAFSYRCNQSLSGCSTCEHSFVHAYTANMNDKPKIDVLRVSPQQVTYDNSCINDTTQTTLWSYTLVNTGNCAIDSVQFDLTQLGDAAWDVRRLMLMPRKSLVIEKTSLSHCTIDTVLELKSQHLCADLVDTAVYSCYTMITDFYPGDTVHLQFALLRCSQDTSVLMNAYKYYNAWMFKGLKTRSICGVEQTIPTASGFAAGTLLAGQTGGGGYDVHLQHQFYPSVSDMSVSNSGTGEKATFNVNLQSILNNGKPYVYQLLGCNQPQQQCTTLNGWLRATVVCNTNLTIPNAYSDAFMITLSATGDTTFYKPYYYDITQDSLSCEAKRYHYYFNLADSGMRTVIDSGRFVYTLQACCKSDIDPTPYKAEFHLLADAGNCFTINLPSASVFHYQEPTFSATDGIAQWLPLSHAGNTISVHCPGCKIFGPIVDHYRMERNTYGLQDSDNDHRADSATAVIDTGSVWFAQNKNNLSSTTLAFGDRCTDYLRAHVQPGDPGNDGYTYAMMKALGLRLNALQLSRIMPLALDTMMVVPDTLTFYIDDPTDSIGGCLECEPFGAGNDDFITLLKIVVTGTDIAQFFLNTNTNLNEYLYNFTSFFDSTAVSDTGNLHITTLNVPIGSSRSFHGFEEGQSIRLKVSYHVCGNFNPAGDLTAENTFRQSHIQNTMWLSGKKQSHSQVPQMEQSLTLLQDSMNITIYDTLAPPYNLMDTSYVNNRLFFCETRGNFAYFAATTFRNKTIITNKNIFQCRKRMEINMSSGYCNNAQVYDAYPFEYRSPLMAGQSVAVNVPPGYEIVQATSKHKVPIGNNFYQTLPVDITALLPNTTGNFSLNTTPFIATHCLTNDTTAQNLTTGTTAYMGDQFYEHTITLDMMPIACTDDTAHNNSSSTVVTFGNQAAPCQSFYGCQNTSVTATNSSNAIEDFTLAPQLTSMGIGNSLATGIGDTVCWNNLVLMNTTKDNADNVFLSTVNAPVYLSQWHYISHPSGTITQANGDVIGLTPTLAQNILLSGNVCAVMDSCPPLQDTLQFYLYYGWNCKNFPATPFAIDSVCFADSVPLKFTRAAYELVTASWSQTNSFSLCDTLFAEAKFQNGKAGFVYPFLVTLPGYDPRLQIIAAMASSNTDTVGLTPTAAPDVWTVTTDSLLALLGSTGIHNSQYVTIRFLMVASCGFGMNVADILPDLQLSATTLCSDTITATSRQLGFAMPAFAWDSTSQCPDCWSIAKTANTDTAAAITDTVTYTITVCNNSVNTQTGTLADNTPANFVITNSTLPATITLNSMQCDTFTVSGYFTSPGSCFYNVASVTSPANTVWKDSVCVSVNYACTDSSTFIIYDSTYSTTLNYRYDTLNIFVEGTLFVNDTLKLMRCNVYMDAGAHIIVQNGGYLDIDSSMVIGCLAMWRGITVEDFGELLVHEGSTVADADTTVLANNKAKATLQNAYITNFVLGVYVPPTTNAYYNGTTLKVAQTTFDFTTFKPNYTGQNTHGVKPECGVLLNDWIGTIGTYQDSMWLNKFLNLNNGIVTKSSTVTVKNCFFGNIQADAFYGKQYNGTAVASVGDVAAGKRGNLTMQPVMNNQITINSSHYGVWTSYSTLNLNNVRMDSMYIGTTVNRCKDYLSATIAWNEIKAKRAGIVCNNNAGAAKMDLNNNTIHVNGAGLNVASGIIISEINKNGQGNYYIDNNYLYLYNVRYGIRMQNVYKPLVAHNYIEQNNSSSSFYSEGITSNNCDSTQVRCNGVRNLNIANTATKGIVYSISSNASISCNSIDSTATGIFFGGNCMGAQLKGNTMRNNLLGLYINNVGLIGVQPNNGNKFIDYRDTVGAYNANISGLQLSEFRVRITDVMGNIYYPILAQQNLGWFQPILTSSPYQCGTACYDMLTEVDYELLYRIIASDSIITDIFIPESQSMARQYLFQVLANNDSLLASDTLFQNFYNEMLAEAEGQLNSVERRFETYGKMDSTFAPMLHNIDSLLKEFNSSVEDFEVMRDSIEQSGTNADSLLEQWIIQIENLETTRQNIILQYNAVVAGEMYEGELTNNIINGDEQNEINSTLMNDLFMQLEEANYTNFNELYSQLLSIAEQCPYYGGEAVYRARAAIALVNDSIEYNDDVACLPYGIYKQGGLPDKNSDDVRISVKPNPANSYIKVKVICRENEMYNAKITNAMGQKILETTLQCNKENVIRTTNFQQGFYTVTVKTNTKVHSFKLSIIR; via the coding sequence ATGAAAAACCTAATTTTTACCACTATAACAGCCATTGTGCTCTGCATGACTGCTTTGTTTACTCAGGCACAAACTACTTTATTCTTATCCTCACCCGACACCCTCAGGGCATGTGATGTAAACAGGTTTAGCGTTTCAATTGTAAATCCTGTTACCGATACGGTAATCATCACACCTCAATTGAATTTTCCAAACGGAACTTCTGCAAGCTGTACAACAAGTGGCAGTGGTGTAAATTACATCTTTGAGAGTGTTTCCGGAGGTAGTGCCACTACATTGCAAACAGGCAATGTTTTGCGCTTTGTATTAAACGGAACCGGCACAGTTACTTACACCTATCGTGCAGAGATAGATTGCCATGTAATTATGATTGATTCTTCGGCAGGATTGGTTAAACTGCAACAGGATTTTACGGGAAGCAATTCCTATATCATAAACCCCGGCAGCAGCAACAGTATAGAGCAAGCCGTTAACTACACCAAAATAACCGAATTAAATGCAGGCAACAATTTTTATGTTAACTACCAACAAGATACAACATGGCTTTTCTACTATAAAAATACGCTTTCGCACAGAGCAAACATTGGCTTTACTTTCAATGTCTATACAGGCACAGCCTGTAATGATTTGGTGTTTGGTGCAGTGGAATACAGCATTGGACTCCAAGGCCAAACGGTGGCTTACAGCGGCTCCCCTTCTCAAGATACAGTGATGCTAAATGCATCCGACACATTGGTGATACGGATAAAGGTAAAAGCTACCAATTGTGTGTCGTGCAGCAGCATGAATGCAGCCTTCAGCTACCGGTGCAACCAAAGCCTGAGCGGTTGCAGCACTTGCGAACACAGCTTTGTTCATGCCTACACAGCCAACATGAACGATAAGCCTAAAATAGATGTGTTGCGAGTGAGTCCGCAGCAAGTTACCTATGACAACAGTTGCATTAACGATACTACACAAACAACCCTGTGGAGCTACACGCTTGTAAACACAGGCAATTGTGCTATTGACAGTGTTCAGTTTGATCTGACACAACTTGGCGATGCAGCATGGGATGTACGCAGGCTGATGCTCATGCCCCGTAAAAGTTTGGTGATTGAAAAAACTTCGTTGTCGCATTGTACTATTGATACCGTGCTTGAACTGAAAAGCCAGCATCTGTGTGCCGATTTGGTGGACACTGCCGTGTATAGTTGCTATACCATGATTACTGATTTTTATCCCGGAGATACGGTGCATCTGCAGTTTGCGCTGTTGCGATGCAGCCAGGACACCTCTGTGCTGATGAATGCTTATAAATACTACAATGCATGGATGTTTAAAGGATTAAAGACAAGAAGTATTTGTGGTGTGGAACAGACCATACCCACAGCCAGTGGCTTTGCCGCAGGCACCCTGTTGGCAGGTCAGACAGGTGGTGGCGGATACGATGTGCATCTGCAACATCAGTTCTACCCTTCGGTGTCCGACATGAGTGTTTCCAATTCCGGCACTGGAGAGAAAGCTACCTTCAATGTCAATCTGCAAAGCATCCTCAACAATGGCAAGCCTTATGTGTATCAACTCTTGGGCTGCAATCAGCCGCAGCAACAATGCACCACTTTAAACGGATGGCTGCGTGCTACTGTGGTGTGCAACACCAACCTCACCATTCCCAATGCTTATAGTGATGCTTTTATGATAACACTGTCTGCCACTGGCGACACTACTTTTTATAAACCCTACTACTACGACATCACGCAGGACAGCCTGAGTTGTGAGGCTAAAAGATACCACTATTACTTTAACCTTGCCGACAGTGGCATGCGCACTGTGATAGACAGCGGCAGGTTTGTTTATACCCTGCAGGCCTGCTGCAAAAGCGACATCGACCCCACACCCTACAAGGCAGAATTTCATTTGCTTGCCGATGCAGGCAATTGCTTTACTATCAATTTACCCTCAGCAAGTGTTTTTCATTATCAGGAGCCTACTTTTAGCGCAACCGATGGCATAGCGCAATGGCTGCCGCTGAGCCATGCCGGCAATACTATTAGTGTGCATTGTCCCGGGTGTAAAATTTTTGGCCCAATAGTTGACCATTACCGCATGGAACGCAACACCTACGGCCTTCAGGACAGCGACAACGACCATCGTGCCGACAGTGCCACTGCTGTTATAGATACAGGCAGTGTGTGGTTTGCACAAAACAAAAATAACCTGAGCAGCACCACCCTTGCCTTTGGCGACCGCTGCACAGACTACCTGCGTGCCCACGTGCAGCCTGGCGACCCCGGCAATGACGGCTACACCTATGCCATGATGAAAGCCTTGGGGCTGCGACTGAATGCCCTGCAACTGAGCCGCATCATGCCCTTGGCATTAGACACCATGATGGTGGTGCCCGACACACTTACATTTTATATTGACGACCCCACCGATAGCATTGGCGGTTGTCTGGAATGTGAGCCTTTTGGTGCAGGCAACGATGATTTTATTACCCTGCTTAAAATTGTAGTAACGGGGACGGATATTGCGCAGTTCTTTCTAAACACCAACACCAATCTTAACGAATACCTGTACAACTTTACCAGTTTTTTTGACAGCACGGCAGTGAGCGATACAGGCAACCTGCACATCACCACATTGAACGTGCCCATAGGCAGCAGTCGCAGCTTTCATGGGTTCGAAGAAGGGCAAAGCATCAGACTTAAAGTGAGCTATCATGTTTGCGGCAACTTTAACCCTGCCGGTGACCTTACAGCAGAAAACACCTTCAGGCAAAGCCACATACAAAACACCATGTGGCTGAGTGGAAAAAAACAATCTCACTCGCAGGTGCCGCAGATGGAACAAAGCCTCACCCTGCTGCAAGACAGTATGAACATTACCATTTACGATACATTAGCGCCACCCTACAATCTGATGGACACAAGCTATGTCAACAACCGGTTGTTTTTTTGCGAAACAAGAGGTAACTTTGCTTACTTTGCAGCTACCACTTTCAGAAACAAAACCATCATCACCAACAAAAATATTTTTCAATGCCGCAAACGTATGGAGATAAACATGTCATCGGGCTATTGCAACAATGCACAGGTGTATGATGCCTATCCGTTTGAATACCGCAGTCCGCTGATGGCGGGGCAGTCTGTTGCTGTTAATGTACCACCGGGTTATGAAATTGTGCAAGCCACCAGCAAACATAAGGTGCCCATAGGCAACAACTTTTATCAAACACTGCCTGTTGACATCACAGCTCTGTTGCCAAATACTACAGGCAACTTTTCTTTAAATACCACACCATTTATTGCAACACATTGCCTTACCAACGACACAACAGCACAAAACCTTACCACCGGCACCACAGCCTACATGGGCGACCAGTTTTATGAGCACACCATTACCTTAGACATGATGCCTATTGCCTGCACCGATGATACGGCACACAACAACAGCAGCAGCACAGTGGTAACTTTTGGCAATCAGGCAGCACCCTGCCAGAGTTTTTATGGCTGCCAAAATACCTCTGTAACGGCAACCAACTCGAGCAATGCCATTGAAGATTTTACCTTAGCACCGCAACTCACCTCTATGGGAATTGGCAACAGTCTGGCCACAGGCATTGGCGACACGGTGTGCTGGAACAATCTGGTTTTAATGAATACCACAAAAGATAATGCAGACAATGTTTTTCTCTCAACAGTAAATGCACCTGTCTATCTGAGCCAGTGGCATTACATAAGCCATCCTTCGGGCACCATAACACAGGCAAATGGCGATGTGATTGGGCTGACACCAACCTTAGCACAAAATATTTTACTGAGCGGCAATGTTTGTGCCGTGATGGACTCCTGCCCTCCGCTGCAGGATACGCTGCAATTTTATCTCTACTACGGTTGGAACTGCAAAAACTTTCCGGCTACACCTTTTGCTATTGACAGTGTTTGTTTTGCCGACAGTGTGCCGCTGAAGTTTACCCGGGCAGCTTATGAGTTGGTCACGGCATCGTGGAGCCAGACAAACAGTTTTAGTTTATGCGATACCCTTTTTGCAGAAGCCAAATTCCAGAATGGCAAGGCAGGTTTTGTTTATCCCTTTCTGGTAACACTGCCCGGCTACGACCCGCGCCTGCAGATTATTGCAGCTATGGCAAGCAGCAATACAGATACTGTGGGGCTTACACCCACAGCAGCACCTGATGTGTGGACAGTGACAACAGACAGCCTGCTGGCACTATTGGGTAGCACAGGCATACACAACAGCCAGTATGTTACCATACGTTTTTTGATGGTGGCATCTTGTGGCTTTGGAATGAATGTGGCAGACATTTTGCCCGACCTGCAACTTAGTGCAACAACATTGTGCAGCGACACCATCACTGCCACCTCGCGGCAATTGGGTTTTGCCATGCCTGCATTTGCATGGGATTCTACCAGCCAATGCCCCGACTGCTGGAGCATTGCCAAAACTGCCAACACCGACACAGCAGCAGCAATTACCGATACGGTGACCTACACCATTACCGTGTGCAACAACAGCGTAAATACGCAGACCGGTACCCTTGCAGACAACACCCCTGCAAATTTTGTAATTACCAACAGCACACTGCCTGCAACAATAACGCTAAACTCCATGCAATGCGACACCTTTACCGTATCAGGATATTTTACCTCTCCGGGTAGTTGTTTTTACAATGTAGCAAGTGTTACTTCTCCGGCTAATACCGTTTGGAAAGATAGTGTTTGTGTGAGTGTGAACTATGCTTGCACAGACAGCAGCACGTTCATCATTTACGACAGCACCTACAGCACTACCCTAAATTACAGATACGACACCTTAAACATATTTGTTGAAGGCACACTGTTTGTAAACGATACCTTAAAACTAATGCGCTGCAATGTATATATGGATGCAGGGGCACATATTATTGTACAGAATGGCGGCTACTTAGACATTGACAGCAGTATGGTTATTGGATGCCTTGCCATGTGGCGCGGCATAACGGTAGAAGATTTTGGAGAGTTGCTGGTGCATGAAGGCAGCACCGTTGCCGATGCCGACACTACTGTGCTTGCCAACAACAAAGCAAAAGCTACATTGCAAAACGCTTATATCACAAACTTTGTACTGGGTGTGTATGTGCCACCTACTACAAATGCTTACTACAACGGCACAACATTAAAAGTAGCGCAGACAACTTTTGATTTTACAACATTTAAACCAAACTACACAGGGCAAAATACACATGGCGTAAAGCCGGAGTGCGGTGTTTTATTGAATGATTGGATTGGGACGATTGGAACCTATCAGGATTCTATGTGGCTAAACAAATTCTTAAACCTGAACAATGGTATTGTTACCAAAAGCAGCACTGTAACAGTAAAAAATTGTTTCTTCGGCAATATACAAGCCGATGCCTTTTATGGTAAACAATACAATGGCACGGCAGTAGCATCTGTTGGTGATGTTGCAGCGGGCAAAAGAGGCAACCTCACCATGCAGCCCGTGATGAACAATCAAATCACTATCAACAGCAGCCACTACGGTGTGTGGACAAGCTACAGCACACTGAACTTAAACAATGTACGCATGGACAGCATGTATATAGGCACAACAGTGAACCGTTGCAAAGACTACCTGAGTGCTACCATTGCCTGGAATGAAATAAAAGCCAAACGTGCAGGTATTGTCTGTAACAACAATGCCGGTGCAGCCAAGATGGATTTAAACAACAACACCATTCATGTTAATGGTGCAGGATTAAATGTGGCATCAGGTATCATCATCAGCGAAATCAATAAAAACGGACAGGGTAATTATTATATTGATAACAATTACCTGTATCTTTACAATGTGCGTTATGGCATACGCATGCAAAATGTTTACAAACCATTGGTGGCACATAACTACATAGAGCAAAACAACAGCAGCAGCAGCTTTTACAGCGAAGGCATAACATCAAACAATTGCGACAGCACTCAGGTACGTTGCAATGGTGTACGCAATCTTAATATTGCTAACACAGCAACAAAAGGTATTGTTTACAGCATCAGCAGTAATGCAAGCATCAGTTGCAACAGCATTGACAGCACAGCAACAGGAATATTTTTTGGCGGCAACTGCATGGGTGCTCAACTCAAAGGCAACACCATGCGCAATAACCTATTGGGGCTGTACATTAACAATGTTGGGTTGATTGGCGTGCAACCCAACAACGGAAATAAATTTATTGATTACCGCGATACGGTTGGTGCGTATAATGCAAACATATCAGGTTTGCAGCTTTCGGAATTTCGTGTAAGAATAACAGATGTAATGGGTAATATCTATTATCCAATTCTTGCACAGCAAAACTTAGGTTGGTTTCAACCAATTTTAACGAGTAGTCCTTATCAATGTGGCACTGCGTGTTACGATATGCTTACGGAAGTTGATTATGAATTGCTGTACCGCATCATTGCCAGTGACAGCATTATAACGGACATATTTATCCCCGAAAGCCAGAGCATGGCAAGGCAGTATTTGTTTCAGGTATTGGCAAACAACGACAGTTTGCTTGCAAGCGATACGCTGTTTCAGAATTTTTATAATGAAATGCTTGCAGAGGCAGAAGGCCAACTTAATTCAGTAGAAAGAAGGTTTGAAACCTACGGCAAAATGGATTCTACTTTTGCGCCCATGTTGCATAACATTGATTCACTTTTAAAAGAATTTAATAGTTCTGTAGAAGATTTTGAAGTGATGCGAGATTCAATCGAGCAATCAGGCACCAATGCTGATTCTCTATTGGAACAATGGATTATACAAATAGAAAATTTAGAAACAACCAGACAGAACATTATATTGCAGTATAATGCTGTTGTAGCGGGTGAAATGTATGAAGGCGAATTAACCAACAACATTATAAATGGTGATGAACAAAATGAAATAAACAGTACATTAATGAATGACCTGTTTATGCAGTTAGAAGAAGCCAATTATACAAACTTTAATGAATTGTACTCGCAGTTGTTAAGCATTGCCGAGCAATGCCCTTACTACGGAGGAGAAGCGGTTTACAGGGCAAGAGCAGCAATTGCTTTGGTAAATGATTCCATTGAATATAATGATGATGTTGCTTGTTTGCCGTATGGTATTTACAAACAAGGGGGATTACCTGATAAAAATTCAGATGATGTAAGAATCAGTGTGAAACCTAACCCTGCAAACAGTTACATAAAAGTAAAAGTGATTTGCAGAGAAAATGAAATGTATAATGCTAAAATTACAAATGCAATGGGACAGAAAATTTTAGAAACAACTTTACAGTGTAATAAAGAAAATGTTATTCGCACCACTAATTTTCAGCAGGGCTTTTATACAGTAACAGTAAAGACAAATACAAAAGTTCATTCATTCAAATTATCAATTATCAGATAA